The Dyadobacter sp. 676 DNA window TTGTCAGGGAATAAAATTTTCTCAAACCTAAGGTTGTATATTACGGGTCAGAATTTGCTGGTATTCACTAAATACAGTGGGCAGGATCCAGAAGTAAGTACAAACAAACAGTTGAACGACATTCCTTCCTTTGGAATCGATTACACTTCTTATCCAAGGGCCAGAACGTGGACTATTGGTGCTAACATCTCATTCTAATGTCGATTCTTATGAAAAGTAAAAAATATAAATTAGTACTTGTCGGTATTGCAGCTCTGTCCTTTGCCTCTTGTACCGACTTGGTTACGGAAGAAAAAGATTCCATTCTCCAAGCAACAGGTTCCGGTTTTACTCCTGGTGACCCCGCAATTTTGTTGGTGTCAGCTTACAAAGACCTTGGCACATATCCCGATCAAAATAATATATATGCCCTTGGCGAACACACATCGGCGGAAATGATCCCACCGACCCGGGGAGTTGACTGGGGAGATAACGGGGTATGGAGGACGTTGGATTCTCACTCCTGGGACGCTACTCATCAGGCAATTAGAGAGACGTGGAATTTGCTGAACCAGCGCGCTTACAAGGCAACCGAAATTATTGCATCGAACCCGACGCCGGCTCAAGCGGCCGAAGCTAAATTTTTGAGAGCATTTCACATGTTCCATGTTATGGATTTCTGGGGCCAAGTACCGTTCAGGAACGTATCGGATGCAGTGGATGTCAACCCGAAGGTATTGACGCGGTCAGAAGCATTCGACTTTATCGTAAAGGACCTGGAAGAGGCGCTTCCCAACTTATCAAAGCGGGGGCCTTCTCCAACAAATGGTGTCGCATCGAAGGCTGCCGCAAATACATTGTTGGCTAGGTTGTACCTCAATAAAGCAGTTTATAAATCTGCCAAGCCCGAAGGTCCGTACACTTTCGAGAAGGCAGATATGGAAAAAGTTATTAAGTATGCCGACGCAGTTGCGGCCGATGGCTATGCTCTTGAAAAGGATTATTTTAATAACTTTTCAAAAACTGCGGCTTCGGAGGTGATTTTTGTCAGTATCGAAGGAACGCCGGAAAACCGTTGGATGATGACGCTGCATTACAGCCAAGATCCCAGCGGATGGAATGGATTTACGACCCTCGCGGATTTTTACGATAAATTTGAGGAGGGTGATAGCCGGAAAGGTGTGAAGCCGACGGAGGATGGTTCTCAATACTCTTGGCTGGGAAAGGGTTTTTTGATTGGGCAACAAAGAGGGCCGGTTAAAGATGCCGATGGGGTTTATGTGAAGGATGCTGCAGGCAAGATCAAGATTCAGGATGTGATCGACACCAGGTCACAAAAACCGTTGGTGTTTACGAGAGATGTTCCACTTACCGGCGCAGCTACGGAAAAAGGTATTCGCGTCATAAAATATCATCCGGCAACTGCGGGCGAATACATTTTGCTTCGTTATGCAGAAGTATACCTCGCGAAGGCAGAAGCGATGTTTAGAAGTGGTGATGTTGCAGGGGCATTGAAATTGATTAACGATCTTAGAACTGCAAGAGGTGCAAAAGCCCTGAGTGCCTTGACATTAGATAGCCTTTTTGATGAAATCGGAAGAGAAATGTACTGGGAGGGAGGCAAAAGGACTGTAGAAGTAAGATTTGAGAAGTACACAAATGGTGAAGGGGTAGTTGTCAAGGAGCCGCATACAGTGCTTTTCCCAATCCCATCCACTGCCATTATTTCTAATCCGAATTTGAATCAAAATCCAGGTTATAATTAGTATAAACGAAGTCGACCAGATTAGTAATCTTACAAAGCAAAAATACTCCCTTGTGAGTATTTTTGCTTTCATTTTTATACATATGAGGATTCAGCTAGTACGTTTAAGTATACTTATAGTTTTGATTTTAAATGCTTCATGTAGTAATAACTTCAAAAGTGCGCCTGATGAAGAACAGGTATTTGGTGCTTTAAAAAAAAACCAAGCGAAGGCCCTCATCGAGATAGCGGGTAAAGAGTTTTATTCTAATGAGAGTTTGTTCGAGGGAAACATTCATTTGGAGAAAAACCGTCTTGGTCTTAATATTTCCGATCAGTTTGAAGGCCAAATCATGCTAGGGTTTTACAGTCCATCTTGGTACAAACAATTTCCTGTAAAGTACGAAGTGTCGGAAACCAACCGAAATAATTGCCGCGTCATGATCGGTAAAATCATTGATGCGCAAAACAGAACAGGTGAGGGCTACATGATGTCTAGTGGCTTAATAGAAATAACACAATTGACCCAAGAGAAGCTGATTATGAAAGTCGATGGAAAATGTGGAAAATATGACGGCTTTGAATTGAGTAAAAATCTTTTGGATATTAATGGCTGGATCATATTTAAGAAGCCAAATGTTTTGTTTCTCGATATGGAATGGAAAGACTTCCAATAGTTTAATTTTTGATAACATCTGTTATTTTCAATGGCATTCCGGTTTTTTATGCATCTGTCAAACAGGTCCCTCACACCAACGATCCTGGTTTTTGCCATGGTAATGGTTTCCTGCAAAGAACAAAACGATAAAGCACTTTTTGAGTTGTTGCCGAAGTCAGAGACGGGAATTGATTTCGAAAACTCGATAAAAGATACGGAGGAAATTAACATTTTTAATTACCGTAATTTTTACAACGGGGGAGGAGTAGCAATTGGCGACATTAATAATGATGGTTTGCAAGATATTTACTTTACTGCAAACATGGGTGAAAATAAACTATATCTAAATAAAGGTGACTGGAAGTTTGAAGATGTTACCAAAAAGGCAGGGGTTGCGGAGCCTTCAAAGTGGAGTACGGGAGTTGTGATGGTAGATATTAACGCGGACGGGCTGCTTGATATCTATGTATGCAACGCGGGGTACCGGAAATTTGTCAACAAGCAGGGAAATACGCTTTATATCAATAATGGGGATTTGACCTTCACCGAGTCCGCGGAAAAATACGGCCTTAATGAAATGGGTTATACGACGCATGCCGCCTTTTTCGACTACGACCTGGACGGGGATCTGGATGCTTATATTTTGAATAACAGTTTTATTCCAGTCAATACCCTCAACTATGCCAACAATCGAACGCGAAGAGCGAAGGACTGGCCGGTAAAAGACTACCTGAAAGGTGGTGGCGATAAGTTGCTACGAAACGACAACGGGAAATTTACAGATGTAAGTGAGGACGCTGGAATATATGGCAGTCTAATTGGTTTCGGATTGGGTGTAACCGTGGGTGATGTGAATGGGGATAGCTATCCTGATATCTATATCTCTAATGACTTTTTTGAAAGAGACTATCTCTACATCAATCAAAAGAATGGGACATTCTCGGAGGAGTTGGAAAGCAGGATCAAGCACACCAGCATGGCCTCTATGGGAGCTGATATGGCCGATATCAATAATGATGGCTATCCGGAGATTTTTGTGACGGATATGCTTCCACTGGACGAATACAGGCTCAGGACGACTACATCTTTTGAGAACCACTATATCTCCAACTTGAAAAAGGAGAAGGGTTTTTATAATCAATTCATGCAGAATAGCCTCCAATTCAATAATCAGGATGGTACGTTTAGTGAAATTGCTCATTACTCCGGGCTGGCTGCAAGCGACTGGAGTTGGGGGGCATTGATGTTTGATGCTGACAATGATTCCAAAACTGACATATATATTAGTAATGGAATTTTACATGATGTAATCGAT harbors:
- a CDS encoding RagB/SusD family nutrient uptake outer membrane protein, translating into MKSKKYKLVLVGIAALSFASCTDLVTEEKDSILQATGSGFTPGDPAILLVSAYKDLGTYPDQNNIYALGEHTSAEMIPPTRGVDWGDNGVWRTLDSHSWDATHQAIRETWNLLNQRAYKATEIIASNPTPAQAAEAKFLRAFHMFHVMDFWGQVPFRNVSDAVDVNPKVLTRSEAFDFIVKDLEEALPNLSKRGPSPTNGVASKAAANTLLARLYLNKAVYKSAKPEGPYTFEKADMEKVIKYADAVAADGYALEKDYFNNFSKTAASEVIFVSIEGTPENRWMMTLHYSQDPSGWNGFTTLADFYDKFEEGDSRKGVKPTEDGSQYSWLGKGFLIGQQRGPVKDADGVYVKDAAGKIKIQDVIDTRSQKPLVFTRDVPLTGAATEKGIRVIKYHPATAGEYILLRYAEVYLAKAEAMFRSGDVAGALKLINDLRTARGAKALSALTLDSLFDEIGREMYWEGGKRTVEVRFEKYTNGEGVVVKEPHTVLFPIPSTAIISNPNLNQNPGYN